The Coffea arabica cultivar ET-39 chromosome 9e, Coffea Arabica ET-39 HiFi, whole genome shotgun sequence genome has a window encoding:
- the LOC113710469 gene encoding probable methyltransferase At1g29790, whose product MIRFTMGLNMLLLLAMVATNILSLYHLSSNLQSKPPAPAAVPDHLLHQLRTIRATINHLTRLQSTATETTSSAKKSRPTIPSDLLIYTHISPIASSCKDYPELLYQYMNYIPFSLCPSDALLAESLILRGCHPLPRRRCFSRTTSTNPSSLPTTPFGTIPENTVIWSQYSNCKSFTCLARFNSEMGFDMKVEKSRFLEYKSDLDLPISQLLQVSKSAKSVIRLALDIGGGTGTFAAQMRLQNVTVITTTMNLGAPYNEAVALRGLVPLHVPLQQRLPVFDGVVDLVRCGHAVNRWIPVTAMEFLFFDVDRVLRGGGYFWLDHFFSKKVDLEKVFMPLIGKLVYKKVKWAVANKTDSSGLKNGEVYLTALLQKPVSR is encoded by the coding sequence ATGATCAGATTCACAATGGGCCTTAACATGCTGCTCCTGCTAGCCATGGTTGCTACCAATATTCTTTCACTTTACCACCTCTCATCCAACCTCCAATCTAAACCCCCTGCTCCAGCCGCAGTCCCTGACCACCTCCTCCATCAGCTTCGCACGATACGCGCCACCATTAACCACCTCACGCGCCTCCAGTCTACCGCCACTGAAACAACTTCTAGTGCTAAAAAATCCCGCCCCACCATCCCATCTGACCTCCTGATTTACACTCACATCTCCCCTATTGCTTCTTCTTGCAAGGACTATCCTGAGCTTCTTTATCAGTACATGAATTACATCCCCTTTAGTCTCTGTCCAAGTGATGCGCTTTTAGCTGAGTCTCTTATCCTCCGCGGCTGCCACCCTCTCCCGCGGCGGCGCTGCTTTTCAAGAACCACCAGCACCAACCCCAGTTCACTTCCTACAACCCCTTTTGGCACCATCCCAGAAAACACTGTGATTTGGTCCCAGTATAGTAATTGCAAAAGCTTCACCTGCCTTGCAAGGTTCAACTCTGAAATGGGATTTGACATGAAAGTGGAAAAATCAAGATTTTTGGAGTATAAATCAGATCTGGATCTCCCAATTTCACAGCTTTTGCAGGTTTCAAAGTCAGCAAAAAGTGTTATTAGGCTTGCACTTGATATTGGAGGCGGTACAGGGACATTTGCTGCTCAAATGAGGCTGCAAAATGTGACAGTTATAACCACCACTATGAATCTTGGGGCGCCCTATAATGAGGCAGTTGCACTGAGGGGCTTGGTTCCATTGCATGTTCCACTTCAGCAGAGGCTGCCAGTGTTTGATGGAGTGGTGGATCTGGTGAGGTGTGGGCATGCTGTGAATAGGTGGATACCTGTGACTGCAATGGAATTCTTGTTTTTTGATGTTGATAGAGTGTTGAGGGGTGGAGGATACTTTTGGTTGGACCATTTCTTCAGTAAAAAAGTGGATCTTGAGAAGGTTTTTATGCCCTTGATTGGGAAGTTAGTGTACAAGAAGGTGAAATGGGCTGTCGCCAACAAGACTGATTCAAGTGGATTGAAGAATGGGGAGGTTTACTTGACTGCTCTGTTGCAGAAACCAGTCTCAAGATGA